From Bacteroidota bacterium:
AATTTATAGAGATAAATTGAAAGATGAAGCAAAAGCATCTTTTCATGATAAAATATTAGTAGAACAAATGAAGGGAACAGTAATTATTGTATCAGGATTGCCAAGATCAGGTACCTCCATGATGATGCAAATTTTGGATGCAGGTGGGTTAACTATTTTAACTGATGAGGCACGAAAAGCCGATGATAATAATCCAAAGGGATATTATGAATTGGAGAAAGTGAAAAAACTTACTCAAAAAAATGACTGGCTCCCTGAGGCTGATGGAAAAGTGATTAAAGTAATTGCTCATTTATTGAAGTTTTTACCAAATAATATCGACTTTAAAATTGTTTTTATGCAAAGAGACATTTATGAAGTTGTTGCTTCTCAACAAAAAATGCTAGGTAAAAAAGATGATGCTTTTCCTGTAGCCATTGCTACGGCTTTTGAAAACGAATTGAAAAAAGTTGATGTTTGGCAAAAAAAAGAACCCAATGTGGAACTTTTATACATGAATTATACAGACATTATTGCCAATCCATTCGAAGAAATTGAAAAGGTAAATGAGTTTTTAAATTATCAGCTCGATATGGAAAATGCCATTAAAGCTGTTGATCCTGATTTATATCGCAATAAAAAGGCATAGCAAGGATAGGATGCAAAATTGAAGGAATGTGCTTTCGTTTGAAGTGACATTTTATTATCAGTTATATTTTCTTACCTAAAATGGTTACAAAAGCGATTTAAAATATACTAATCCCTGTTAAAAAAAACATGATCATGAAATCCAAAAACAGAAAACAATCACTCGATATTCAATTAGCAGCTTATTCCGTAATCGCAGTTGGTGTTATGGCTAATCCGCTAGCATCTGATGCACAAGTTCTTTATACTGATTTGTATGAAGATGTTCAAAAAACAGATACTGCAGAATATATTTTTGATATAAACGAAGATAAATTCCACGATTTACGGGTTTTTTCCGGATTTCATGATAATGGACAGTTTGTAAATATGCAATTGGGCGATAGTGTAGAAGTATTGGGTAACACCTATGGTTATTATTTTTACCCTTTTGCTTTAGATCAGGGTGCTAGTATTGATGGTAATAATCCAAATTGGCATGATAGAGATTATGGCACCATGAATTGGCAAAGCAATAACGATTATGGAAATTGGATAGGCGTAGAGGATAAGTATGTAGGAATCAAAATAATTTTGAACGGAAATTCATACTTCGGATGGGCACGCCTGGATGTAGATGTTGATGCGAAGAAATTTATTGTGAAAGATTATGCTTTTGAATTTCGTTCCGGACATGCCATTATCTGTGGCGAAGCTTTAACAACCTACGGTATTAGCGAACTAACGGCAGTAGATGTTGCCGATCAAGGCGATCCGTCCGATATGCAAATAAGTTTCAGAAAAGCCATTGATGAAACAAAAGTCAATGAATACCGTATAATCCTTGTAAAAACCACTGATACCATACAATTAAGTCCTGCTTTGGCCATGACATTGTCATCAGATTATTACACTACAGTTGCAAAAACGGGTAACGATATTATGACGACTCTACCAACAAATGCTAAAGATAAAAATGGTGATCTGATTAAGAATGGTGTTTATTACAAAGCCTATGTGTTGAGTGTTCCCGATGGTGTTAACGCCACTGAACCTATCTTGTCAACTAATCAGAAATATGTAGTATTGCATGTTCCTTCCTCTGAAGCTGGCAAACCTACTGCAATCGATATTAGCGATCATAACAATGGGAGTGATGTACAGGTTAATTTTGCTATGGCTTCTGATGAGAGTAAAGTTAGCCAGTATCGCATATTTGTGATCAAAACAGAGAAAGTGAATAGCTTTACAATCGATGTGGCCAAAGCTTGTGGCCCTGCAAAATTCATTAATGTCGACAAAACCGGAAGTGATATCGAAAAAGTACTGGACGCTAGTTTAAAAGATACGGATGGTGATTTAATTAAAGACAATACGAATTATCATGTTTATATTATGAGCATTGCAGATGGTGTTTTTGCTTCTAAAAATGTATTGTCAGAACCTTCTGATCAGTTTAAATTAAGTAGTAAAGTTTCCATTTTAGCAGATAAATACAATGCTTTTAATCCGTATAATTCAGATAATAAATTAGTCCTATCAACTGATTTTCTTATTCCTTCTGGAAGCCAATTGCAGGTTTTTAGTGTGGATGGTCAACTTCAATTAGAGCGTAAGGAGATTTCATCAAATGAGGAAATTCCACATAGCTTAAGCAATGGTGTTTATATTATGCTATTATTAACGCCAGACAATCAGTATTATAAAAAGATTGTTATAAGCAATTAAGACTATTTTATGGTCTTATTTCTATTTCGAATGTGGAAAAACACCATAGAAATAATTAGGAAACTCCCTGCTCCAAATTGTAATTTTACATTTCATTAATACAAGTTCTATGAAAAAAGAAAAGTTTACACAATCATCTTTGGAATCTAAACTTAAAACCTATTCAGCCATAGCAGCAGGAGTGGTGGCTGCCACTTCCGTTTCAAATGCGCAAATCGTCTATACCGATGTTAATCCTGATGTCATGTTAAGTGATAGTTCATATATGATTGATTTGAATCAGGATGCAGTTGGAGACTTCAATGTGATTCATATAGCATATAGCTATGGATCTACTTCATTTCTTAATTTAATTGGTTTACAGGCATTAAATAATAATGAAGTTTTAGGTGATACCATTGTAAGCTCTACTTATTCCGACATATCGTTTTATCCTGCAATGCTGGATGCCAATGACGATATTGAGGAAAATGGACAAATTTGGTTCAATAGTTCGTATGGAATGATGTACTACAATGGTGTTTATGGAAGTTATAATTTCAAAGGTGGCGACTGGCAAAATGCAACTGATAAATATTTAGGATTGCGAATAAGCATCAATGGTAAATGGCATTATGGTTGGGCAAGACTGGATATTACATCCAATGGAACAGCTTTTATTATTAAGGATTATGCTTACGAAAGCTCACCTGAAACACAGATTTGGGCTGGTGTTAAAAGTTCATCTGTTTTAGACGATCCAACAAAAGCCATCCAGGTATTTAGCGGACCCAATAATTTGATTATAAAAACAAATGGTGTTCATGTCGATGGAAATCAAGTAAATATATTCAATTCTGTCGGACAAAAAATGCAAACTGTTGATATTAATTCCAGAAAAAATATTATTAGTCTTGGAGACTTTACTCCCGGGGTTTATATCGTGAACATGACTGTAGCTGGTCAGCCATTATCCAAAAAATTTATCGTAAGATAAGACACAAATTACAATAGTTAAACCCTGCTTTCGAGTGGGGTTTATTGTTTATTCTCAGCTTCATCTCTCGAAGAGGACGCTGCTGCCAAAGTATTCTGTTCTACATCTCAGTGTCACACATTTTCTTTTAACAAAGGCGCTGAGTTATCGTTAGTGGAGACACTGAGTGTACGAAAAATTCCTCAATGGCGTCATTCCCATGAAAATGGGAATCTCATATTCACAATTTGGAGATTCCCGCTTTTATTCTCATCAGCGTCTCTCGAAGATGACGCTGATGCCCAAGTAGTATATTCTACATCTCAGTGTCACACATTTTCTTGTGACGAAGGTGATGAGTTATCGTAAGTGGAGACACTGAGGGGACGAACAATAGATAAACCCTGCTTTTGTCTCATCAGAGTCTCTCGAAGAGGACTCTGATGTCTTGCATTGTATCGTCCTAAAATAAGTTTACAGTTTTTTGCTTAATCCTGATATAGATTTACAAATTTAGGCTGTTTGTTTCCGTTAGTGGAGACCCTGAGGGTGCGGAAAATCCTAAAACAATTTCTCAATATTCTCTACAGGACGCGCAAGAACTGCTTTTCCATCTTTTATAATAATGGGTCTTTCAATAAGCTTTGGGTTTTTAATCATGGCATTTATGATCTCTTCTTCGCTCATTTCCTTGCCTTTGAATTTTTGTTTCCAAATGTCTTCATTTTTCCTGACCATTTCCAAAGCAGTCATTCCAAGCTGGTTTAATACCGTTTTCATCTCATCAGCATTTGGAGGATTGTTCAAATAATCAACAATTTCGAAATCACTTGTTTTGCTTTTCAAGAATTCAAGTCCTTCACGACTTTTTTTACATCTGTTATTGTGAAATATTTTTATCATTATTTCTATTTTAATTACCAATAAATAGTAATACTGCAATTTTACAATTTCTCAGTTTTACAATTTCTCCATTCCCAATACTATTCTTCACGAATACTCTCCCTATAAACCACATTCCTTTCTTTTAATCCATCGAGTAAAAACTGAACACATTCGGGATAGTCTCCTATATATTCAGGTGGACTTATTCCTCTTTTACTATACAAGCTGGCAGCAAGCATTCGCACAGCCATAGTAGCTGTATAGCCTGTTGTTCGTGCCATTGAATGAACCTGGGTAGTTGTATCGAACGAATCAAATAAATAATAGGTATAGGTTTTTGTTTTACCTCCAATTTGGCCTGATACAATGATTTTCATCACAGTCAGATCTTCTTCTCCAGCTTTCAATTCCCACATAGGAAACATCAACTTAGCAGTTAAGTCAATCGGTCGGATAGAAACACCGTTTACATCAATTACATTTTCACTGAATAAACCCATTTCTCTCAAAAACTTCATTTTGTCAACATGACCAGGATAGCGCAATGTTTTTTCGATCATATCAGGACAATCAATCGTTTGAAGTAAGGACCGCAAACCATCGCTATTAAATGCTTCAAGCGTGCCTATTCCATCAAAATCCATCGATTCTAAATCAGAAAGAGCAGGTTTAATGACAATTTCATTGTTTTGCTTAAAACGCGAGGGCCGTGTGTATTCTTCAATTACATCAATAGGAGAGAAGACCGCTTTGTATTCGAAAGGTTGTATTCGGATTTTTGGTAATCCACCAACATAAATGGCAATTCTTTCGCATTTATCCATTTTTTTTGCTGCATAAGCGGCTAGTATGTAACTCATTCCGGGAGCTACACCACAATCCATGATGGCAATTACATTTTTTTCTAAAGCCAATTGATGCAATTGGAAAGGATCTTCAGGAAAAAAGGAAATATCTACGACATCTTTTCCAACCTCTATAATAGATTTAAGTGTTTGAAACCCCATAAAACCAGGGACTGCATTCAAAACCAAATCAAAATCCTTTACTAGTTCTTTCAATTGATTTGTATCTGATAGATCCCTTACCCATTTTTGAATTGGAAAATCTGTAGGAACTCTGTCAAGTTGCGATTGACTTTTATCTGCAATGCTTACTTGAAATTGATGATCTTTGGCCAAATCCATGGCCATAGGAGCTCCCACCAGCCCTGAACCCAATACAATTATTTTCATTTCTTCAAATTATTTTAACTTATATCTTTTATTATACCACAAACATATTTACCGTAATACTATTCATGTTTAGGCCACTGATTCGCAGAAATCTCACTTGTCTCATGAAAACAAATCAGTGGAATCTGTGGCAATTTTTACATCATAGGGACAATTGCGGATATTCAATTATTTTATTATTTGTAAGGTTTTATTATTTCTTTCGTCTAATTAAGCACTTCGATAAGCCAGAATAAATCGGTGTGATTTGATAATTGTTTCTTTTAGTGTTAGCCGGTTCCAATAGGTGCCGGCTTTTTTTATTCTAACATAATTTTGCTGCTGCGGTCAATATTTGTACGCTTGGCAAATACAAATTCATAATAGGCTGCATCACCTGTTTGTAACGCAACATCAATTTGGCTTCTGCCCATTTCTAGTCCATCCTGATCAAATACTTTGGCATGAATTGTTTGTTCAAAATCCTGATTAGAGATTAAATAAACGACTAATATATTATCAGTTCCAATACTGTCGTTTGCCAAGCTTATTTTTCCGCTTTCCAATCCTTTTGCAACCAATTGATCTGAAAGCTCCAGATCAATTTTAAATGTTTCTTCAACTCCTTCACTAATTCCTTTCCCAAACTCACCGGCTGTTTTACCCACTATTTCACCACTTTCGTTAATGGCATTTTTTGCTTTTTCTTTAACCCGTTTGCAAGATGAAAAGGCAATGAAAATGAGAATGATATAGATGAAATACTTCATGATTTTGCTTTTTTACTTTGACTTTTGTGATCAATTCAACTTTAATTTTTTATTCAATCTACCTCTGTTGTATCGGATGGCAAAGCAGTATTATCCTCCCTTTGCTACGCTTCGGAAGGCAATGCAGTTTTGTCAAGGATACCTCTCCCAAAACACAACATCTTCAAATGCTTTTCTTTGCCTGATATGTCTTTCAGTATCTGCCTCATCAACAGGATAACCCATTGGAAGTAAGGCAATGGGCTCAATATGAGCTGGTAATTCCAATAATTCGTGACACATTTTTGCATCAAAAGCACAAATCCAGCAGCTAGCTAATCCAACTTCTGTGGCGGCTAATGTCATGTGATCCAATGCAATAGAGATATCCACATCGCAATGATCTTTTGAATCACTGGTTCTCACCCAACTTTGTTCATGATTTCCACAAGCAACGATAATGACTGGGGCGTTGGTAAACCAATCTCTTTTATATGTATCGTGCAGCATTTTACGAATTTCAGGATTTCGTATGACTATAAAAATCCAAGGTTGCCGGTTAGCAGCTGAAGGAGCAATACGCCCAGCTTCCAATACTGATTTTAATTTGTCTACCTCAACTTCTTTGTTCAGATAATCTCTGCAAGAGTATCTTTTTTTTGCTAATTCTAGAAAAGACATGTATTTCGATTGTTTTATTGTTTGAGCAAATTGAAATAAATTTATATGTCAAAAATTTAGTATACGAAAGTAAAAATTTATGGGGAGATTCTGAGTAGTTCTTGAAATCATTATTACTGAATAGAAAATATTCATAATCGTGGATTACTATAATGAAAAAACAATTTATAGATTGCTAATTTTGAAATACAATTTAATATGATGAAGAAAATAGCAATAGTAAGTTTAATTCTGCTTTTCTCATTTTTGAGTTTGGTTAATTCGTGCGTTGGCAAACAGCAAGCTCTTTTATATTCAAAATACCAGAATCATTCTTTTGATAGTTTGCAAATTAATTATAATGCTGCGACTGACCTGGCCATTAATAGCTTTGCTAATGAGCTATCTATGCAAAATGCCAGTATTGGTTTTTTGTTGATTGATCCTTCAAATCAGGATATAATTAGTGATTACAATTCAGATAAGGCACTAATACCAGCTTCAACCATGAAGTTATTTACTACCGCCACTGCCTTGGAAGTTTTAGGATCAGATACATCCTTTTCAACTTGGATTGAATATAGTGGCAATTTTGATACAGAATATGGTGTTTTAAATGGAAATATTTTTATTAAAGGTGGGGGAGATCCTTGTTTGGGATCGAAAGCATATAACCATCGATATTATCAACCCTATTTTTTAGAAGCCTGGGCAAAGGCAATTAAGGATATGGGTATTCATGTGATAAATGGAGATATTATAGCCGATGAACTGGTTTTTGATACCGACATAACTCCTGATGGCTGGAACTGGATAGACATTCCTGCCTATTACGGAAGCGCAGCTTCTGGTTTATCCATTTTTGAAAACACCTATACGTTGTCTATTCAGCCAGAAGCAGTAGGGAAATATTTGGTTCCTTATCAGGACATCAAACCATTTATACCCGATTTTTATGTTGAAAATCATTTGCATTATAGTCAGGATGGATCGCAATATCTTGATCTGATTGGGAGCTATTATTCAAATTACCGCATTGTAAAAGGGAAAATACCTAAAAACAAAAGCGAAATTACAATTGAAGGTTCTATTCCTGATCCTCCTTATTTGGCTGCATGGTATTTAAAAAGAGAACTCGAGGAAGCAGGCGTAAAAATTAGTGGCAAAGCAAGTAGTATGCGACAACTACATTCCGAAAATGTAAAACTCGATAAAAAACGATATCCCATTACGTCCATCATTTCGCCAAATCTGTCCCAGATTGTTACTCGTACCAACCTCAGAAGCAATAATTTGTATGCAGAACATTTAATCAGTCATATAGCCCATGCACAAACTGGCTTAGGTTCAACTTCAGTTGGCTCAGCTGCTATTATAAAATATTGGAATTCAAGAGGTTTGAATACTGATGGAATGTTTGTAGGTGATGGTAGTGGCTTGTCGAGAAGTAATACGTTAACAAGCAAACAACTGGTTCATTTGTTATATTTAATGCGTAAATCAAAAGTAAATGGACAATTGTATTTCGAATCACTACCCGTTTCAGGTGTTTCTGGTACGCTCAGAAAGTTTGCTACTTCTGCAACCGCTAAAGGAAAAATTCATGCAAAAAGTGGCTCGATGAACCGGATTAAAAGCT
This genomic window contains:
- a CDS encoding T9SS type A sorting domain-containing protein — translated: MKSKNRKQSLDIQLAAYSVIAVGVMANPLASDAQVLYTDLYEDVQKTDTAEYIFDINEDKFHDLRVFSGFHDNGQFVNMQLGDSVEVLGNTYGYYFYPFALDQGASIDGNNPNWHDRDYGTMNWQSNNDYGNWIGVEDKYVGIKIILNGNSYFGWARLDVDVDAKKFIVKDYAFEFRSGHAIICGEALTTYGISELTAVDVADQGDPSDMQISFRKAIDETKVNEYRIILVKTTDTIQLSPALAMTLSSDYYTTVAKTGNDIMTTLPTNAKDKNGDLIKNGVYYKAYVLSVPDGVNATEPILSTNQKYVVLHVPSSEAGKPTAIDISDHNNGSDVQVNFAMASDESKVSQYRIFVIKTEKVNSFTIDVAKACGPAKFINVDKTGSDIEKVLDASLKDTDGDLIKDNTNYHVYIMSIADGVFASKNVLSEPSDQFKLSSKVSILADKYNAFNPYNSDNKLVLSTDFLIPSGSQLQVFSVDGQLQLERKEISSNEEIPHSLSNGVYIMLLLTPDNQYYKKIVISN
- a CDS encoding T9SS type A sorting domain-containing protein, with product MKKEKFTQSSLESKLKTYSAIAAGVVAATSVSNAQIVYTDVNPDVMLSDSSYMIDLNQDAVGDFNVIHIAYSYGSTSFLNLIGLQALNNNEVLGDTIVSSTYSDISFYPAMLDANDDIEENGQIWFNSSYGMMYYNGVYGSYNFKGGDWQNATDKYLGLRISINGKWHYGWARLDITSNGTAFIIKDYAYESSPETQIWAGVKSSSVLDDPTKAIQVFSGPNNLIIKTNGVHVDGNQVNIFNSVGQKMQTVDINSRKNIISLGDFTPGVYIVNMTVAGQPLSKKFIVR
- the arsC gene encoding arsenate reductase (glutaredoxin) (This arsenate reductase requires both glutathione and glutaredoxin to convert arsenate to arsenite, after which the efflux transporter formed by ArsA and ArsB can extrude the arsenite from the cell, providing resistance.) gives rise to the protein MIKIFHNNRCKKSREGLEFLKSKTSDFEIVDYLNNPPNADEMKTVLNQLGMTALEMVRKNEDIWKQKFKGKEMSEEEIINAMIKNPKLIERPIIIKDGKAVLARPVENIEKLF
- a CDS encoding saccharopine dehydrogenase, whose protein sequence is MKIIVLGSGLVGAPMAMDLAKDHQFQVSIADKSQSQLDRVPTDFPIQKWVRDLSDTNQLKELVKDFDLVLNAVPGFMGFQTLKSIIEVGKDVVDISFFPEDPFQLHQLALEKNVIAIMDCGVAPGMSYILAAYAAKKMDKCERIAIYVGGLPKIRIQPFEYKAVFSPIDVIEEYTRPSRFKQNNEIVIKPALSDLESMDFDGIGTLEAFNSDGLRSLLQTIDCPDMIEKTLRYPGHVDKMKFLREMGLFSENVIDVNGVSIRPIDLTAKLMFPMWELKAGEEDLTVMKIIVSGQIGGKTKTYTYYLFDSFDTTTQVHSMARTTGYTATMAVRMLAASLYSKRGISPPEYIGDYPECVQFLLDGLKERNVVYRESIREE
- a CDS encoding nitroreductase; translated protein: MSFLELAKKRYSCRDYLNKEVEVDKLKSVLEAGRIAPSAANRQPWIFIVIRNPEIRKMLHDTYKRDWFTNAPVIIVACGNHEQSWVRTSDSKDHCDVDISIALDHMTLAATEVGLASCWICAFDAKMCHELLELPAHIEPIALLPMGYPVDEADTERHIRQRKAFEDVVFWERYP
- the dacB gene encoding D-alanyl-D-alanine carboxypeptidase/D-alanyl-D-alanine-endopeptidase encodes the protein MKKIAIVSLILLFSFLSLVNSCVGKQQALLYSKYQNHSFDSLQINYNAATDLAINSFANELSMQNASIGFLLIDPSNQDIISDYNSDKALIPASTMKLFTTATALEVLGSDTSFSTWIEYSGNFDTEYGVLNGNIFIKGGGDPCLGSKAYNHRYYQPYFLEAWAKAIKDMGIHVINGDIIADELVFDTDITPDGWNWIDIPAYYGSAASGLSIFENTYTLSIQPEAVGKYLVPYQDIKPFIPDFYVENHLHYSQDGSQYLDLIGSYYSNYRIVKGKIPKNKSEITIEGSIPDPPYLAAWYLKRELEEAGVKISGKASSMRQLHSENVKLDKKRYPITSIISPNLSQIVTRTNLRSNNLYAEHLISHIAHAQTGLGSTSVGSAAIIKYWNSRGLNTDGMFVGDGSGLSRSNTLTSKQLVHLLYLMRKSKVNGQLYFESLPVSGVSGTLRKFATSATAKGKIHAKSGSMNRIKSYAGYIECKSGNELIFAFIVNNYNGNSSEIRALMAKVLESVIQNN